A section of the Streptomyces sp. Je 1-369 genome encodes:
- a CDS encoding cyclase family protein: protein MPVPSAKPPPLPPVFHDIAKRVSNWGRWGADDEIGTLNLITDDVVRAASAEVRTGRRIPLALPLKEDGVQTGLIPGRVNPLHTMVQINQELFGPGTVATSDDAVTMGLQTATHWDALTHASHSGKIYNGRPADSITAHAGARYSGIDKARHVVSRGVLLDVARAKGLDRLSGDHAVTPEDLDEAAEFGRVTVRAGDIVLVRTGQMQVYLAGDKHAYGYPSPGLSVRTPEWFHARDVAAVANDTLTFEIFPPEIENLWLPVHALHLVEMGMIQGQNWNLENLSTACAELSRYTFLLCAMPEPFTGGTGTPVAPVAIL from the coding sequence ATGCCAGTCCCCAGCGCCAAGCCCCCGCCCCTCCCTCCCGTGTTCCACGACATCGCCAAACGCGTGTCGAACTGGGGCCGTTGGGGCGCCGATGACGAGATCGGGACGCTCAACCTCATCACCGACGACGTCGTACGCGCCGCATCCGCCGAGGTCCGCACCGGCCGCCGCATCCCGCTCGCGCTCCCACTGAAGGAGGACGGCGTACAGACGGGACTGATCCCCGGGCGCGTGAATCCCCTGCACACCATGGTGCAGATCAACCAGGAGCTCTTCGGGCCCGGCACGGTCGCCACCAGCGACGACGCCGTGACGATGGGGCTCCAGACGGCGACCCACTGGGACGCCCTCACCCACGCCTCACACTCGGGAAAGATCTACAACGGCCGCCCCGCGGACAGCATCACGGCCCACGCGGGCGCCCGCTACAGCGGCATCGACAAGGCCCGGCACGTCGTCTCGCGCGGCGTCCTCCTGGACGTGGCCCGCGCCAAGGGGCTCGACCGGCTGTCCGGCGACCACGCCGTCACGCCCGAAGACCTCGACGAAGCCGCGGAGTTCGGGCGTGTCACGGTCCGCGCGGGCGACATCGTGCTCGTACGCACGGGGCAGATGCAGGTCTATCTCGCGGGTGACAAACACGCGTACGGCTATCCGTCGCCCGGCCTCTCGGTGCGTACGCCCGAGTGGTTCCACGCGCGGGACGTCGCGGCGGTCGCGAACGACACCCTGACCTTCGAGATCTTCCCGCCGGAGATCGAGAACCTGTGGCTGCCCGTGCACGCGCTCCACCTCGTCGAGATGGGCATGATCCAGGGCCAGAACTGGAATCTGGAAAACTTGTCCACAGCCTGTGCAGAACTTTCCCGCTACACGTTCCTGCTGTGCGCGATGCCGGAGCCGTTCACGGGCGGAACGGGCACTCCGGTGGCGCCGGTCGCGATTCTCTGA
- a CDS encoding acyl-CoA dehydrogenase family protein yields MDFQLNDDERALKAGMRELLEGRFSLRDATDRIDRALWRELGDAGFFSLALPEAEGGVGLGLPEAVLVFEEAGRALLPGPAVATFLAAGVVPGAATGEAVVTAVDGALVPWLEEADVVQGDTTGAVPLRSVDPLTPLHRVPDVGSLDRGALLYAAEQLGSAARTCETAVQHARRREQFGRPIGAFQAVKHLCAQMLVRAELARGAVYAAAVTGDRLDASAAKLLADDAAVRNARDCLQVHGGMGFTWESDVHLHLKRAWVRAELGRSARAAEEELAEAL; encoded by the coding sequence ATGGACTTCCAACTCAACGACGACGAGCGGGCGTTGAAAGCCGGGATGCGGGAGCTCCTCGAGGGTCGCTTCTCGCTGCGGGACGCCACGGACCGGATCGACCGCGCGCTCTGGCGCGAGCTGGGCGACGCGGGCTTCTTCTCGCTCGCGCTGCCCGAGGCGGAGGGCGGGGTCGGACTGGGGCTGCCGGAGGCCGTGTTGGTCTTCGAGGAGGCGGGGCGGGCGCTGCTGCCGGGACCCGCCGTCGCGACGTTCCTTGCGGCGGGGGTCGTCCCGGGGGCCGCGACGGGGGAGGCCGTGGTGACCGCCGTCGACGGCGCGCTGGTGCCGTGGCTGGAGGAGGCGGACGTGGTCCAGGGCGACACGACCGGCGCCGTCCCCCTGCGGTCCGTCGACCCGCTGACGCCGCTGCACCGCGTCCCCGACGTCGGCAGCCTCGACCGCGGCGCGCTCCTCTACGCGGCGGAACAGCTCGGCAGCGCCGCACGCACCTGTGAGACGGCCGTCCAACACGCCCGGCGGCGCGAGCAGTTCGGGCGGCCGATCGGCGCGTTCCAAGCGGTGAAGCACCTCTGCGCACAGATGCTCGTACGCGCGGAGCTCGCCCGCGGCGCCGTGTACGCGGCGGCCGTCACCGGGGACCGCCTGGACGCGTCGGCCGCCAAGCTGCTGGCCGACGACGCGGCGGTGCGCAACGCGCGGGATTGCCTTCAGGTGCACGGCGGCATGGGATTCACCTGGGAGTCCGACGTACATCTGCACCTCAAGCGGGCGTGGGTGCGGGCCGAGCTCGGGCGGTCGGCGCGGGCCGCCGAGGAGGAGCTCGCCGAGGCGCTCTGA